The DNA sequence AAACATTGATTTCTGGACGCTATTCCTTGCCTTCGTGGTAATTCTGTTGTATGTATGGTGGAAGAAAACTTCCCGGGACCCGGCCTTACCCCCAGGGCCGCCCACTGTGCCCTTTCTGGGGAATATTCTGTCTATATCCCCAGACACGATGCTGGAGAATTTCCAGACTTACAGGAAGAAGTATGGAGATGTTTTCAGTCTGATTACTGGCACCAAAACAATGGTCATTGTGAATGGACTGGACACAATACGAGATATTTTCATCAAACATGGTGATATTGTTTCTGAAAGACCAGATATCTTTGCAGCCAAAGAAATAGCTAAGTATAAAGGTATTCTTTGTGTGATGGTTACGGTGGCTTGTTGGGGACATATTTGTCTTTTAAATGTATTCATTGTGTGATGGTCACGGTGGCTTTTTGTTGGGGACATATTTGTCTTCTACTTGTGTGACTTGTGCATCTATTCCAAAAGTTCAgttctttaatttttcataccaatttttaagtcgttcttggcacacagattttaactacggatatctccgtttacctgatcaagatatagggctcacggagggtgtgaccggtcaactggggatacttactcctcgtAGGTACCTGTTTCCATCTCTTCGAGGTAAAGGACTCCCTGTTTggcatattaattttgtatttttataggatttatcgGATTCCCTGTTATCGTTACTTTTTTATGTTGAACAATAACACAATTACGAATATTCCATCACttgaataaattttacatgttcCATAAACCTTCAGTAATACATTAATATGACAGTAGTCGTCCGTAAAGGAAAAATGCCACAAACTGTTCATTCTCTGAGCCTACGGCCCTCGAttagttctttctctcacagaaagGACAGTTTGAGGCCTTTCTCCTacttaaaacatgattttctttttgtgGGATGGaatcaaataaacaaaatgtagaAAACTTGTATTCAGAATGAATTGTTCCAGGTAGCATATATGCAATAGTAAATTCATTGTTTACAGAATAGACAGTCACAGGTAAGTTAAGGGTGCACAACATTTTGTTTAATGGCTATTGTATTACATTATGCTAAATAACAAAAGCCGTTGTCTAAAGAATGTACACTTACAGGTGGGGTTTGGTAAATATTTATACAAGTATATGATGTTTCTGAATCAATTGAAAGTTCGCCtttgtatgatacatgtaagcaTTTCTTCCTCTGGTGATGAAAgtgttgtgggttttttttaactcaGTCAAACTTCAAGGAAACTGAAGACGCACACAATACTGGTGGTATATTAAGTGACATTTTGGACCTAGAAacgtatttgttgtttttcccCCTTGGGTACATTCCAATctttacctggcactgtccagTCTGTTTGTTGTAACTGTCcattctgatttttaaaaaaggtcCATTCGTGAAAGAATGGacaattattaaaaaatgaatagaCACTTGCGGGTAACTTAATGGACTGTTTATGGAGTTAGCACAATAATAAGTTATAGAATGGACAATTCAAACAAACAGTTTACGTCACAATTATGTTTTAACTATGATTAGAACTGTTTTCTTTTCatgattttaatttcaattgATATTTCCTCATTTGCAGGTCTCACCCTTTCCTCGGGGGAAATCTGGAAAGAACATAGACCATTTTCTGTCAATGCCCTCAGAGAGTTTGGATTTGGAAAACGAAGTCTGGAATCCAAGATAATGGAGGAAGTGGGTGTTCTTGTTCGGGAACTTCAATCAAAGAATGGACAACCGTTCAACATTAGAACGTTGATTACCCTCTGCATCTCAAATGTCATATGCTCCATCAACTTTGGTCAGAGATTCGAACATGACGAGAGTCGGTTTTTGTCCTTACTTAAAATGATAAACGAAAATCTCAGCAATGGTAACATAATGTTTAAAGCGagtatttttccatttttgaggTACATTCCCGGAGATCCCTTAAAATTAAAGAAAGTGTTGCAGAAGGTCGACATCGTTTCGgattatatttatcaaattataaaCGACCATGATGATAGCTTTGATGAGACCAATATCAGAGATTTCATCGATGTTTACTTGGGGAAACTGAAATCAGAGACAGATAATCCACGGACAACTTATGATGGTAGGTTTACACAATATTTCATTCTCATGATAGGCGATATGAAGATTTCAAATACTACATAAAAATGAAAGAGTTTTACTATTAGAAAGAAGCGGTCATATCTAGAAGATTAGGAAGATTGGAATTGCATTATTTACCCTAAAACCATTTCCCTATGAACCCCCTCAACGTAATTTTTAGACATATCTTTAATGATTTTATGGTAAAATATTGGAATGTTTGGTTACCATTTGCTGCAAAATTGTGTACATATATTACTAGTAAGATAGGCAAATTAAATGGAACTCAATAAAGCAACCTGAGAAATATAGAGCGATTGTGGCAGAAGAAAacggatttcattttcaaaaatcaatgtCTAGTTCATTTAGCAAATCCTTAGCATTTCTGCTTTACTGGAAGGATCGAGCATGGAGCCAAAGAACAATAACTTCTATGAAATTTAAGTTACCGCCCGTCGTTTGAGTATGGAAACGTGTCAGGACTCACGATCTAGGTTTTccttattcatttatttttatgtttcgtAGTCACTAATAAACTTTCGTGTAGATATCAACAGAAAAATATTGTTCAATTTGATTATGATTCTATATTACAGTTAAACAGGTGATGCAGGTTGTGAAGGATCTATTTGTCGCAGGAACAGAGACAACATCAACAGCACTACGGTGGTTTACTGTCTTCATGATCAGAAATCCGGAAGTTCAGGAGAagatgcgcaaagaaatcagtGACGTGATAGGAAGTTCTCAATATCCTAGTATTAATGATAAACCGAATATGCCATACACAGAAGCTGTTCTTCACGAGGTCCTCCGCATAGGATGCATTGTGCCTCTATCATTGCCCCATGGACTTACGAGAGATTTAATATACAAGGATTTCGTTATTCCAAAAGACGCTATTTTAATTCCaaatttacattctattctCTTTGACCC is a window from the Ostrea edulis chromosome 5, xbOstEdul1.1, whole genome shotgun sequence genome containing:
- the LOC125652692 gene encoding cytochrome P450 2G1-like, which translates into the protein MLPAMLNIDFWTLFLAFVVILLYVWWKKTSRDPALPPGPPTVPFLGNILSISPDTMLENFQTYRKKYGDVFSLITGTKTMVIVNGLDTIRDIFIKHGDIVSERPDIFAAKEIAKYKGLTLSSGEIWKEHRPFSVNALREFGFGKRSLESKIMEEVGVLVRELQSKNGQPFNIRTLITLCISNVICSINFGQRFEHDESRFLSLLKMINENLSNGNIMFKASIFPFLRYIPGDPLKLKKVLQKVDIVSDYIYQIINDHDDSFDETNIRDFIDVYLGKLKSETDNPRTTYDVKQVMQVVKDLFVAGTETTSTALRWFTVFMIRNPEVQEKMRKEISDVIGSSQYPSINDKPNMPYTEAVLHEVLRIGCIVPLSLPHGLTRDLIYKDFVIPKDAILIPNLHSILFDPEVFENPKDFRPERFLDADGKLKNADKVLAFSLGRRVCLGESLARMELFLFATTLVQRFQILPADPTHLPPAEGIMGVATYGPKEFLLKAISI